A single region of the Candidatus Reconcilbacillus cellulovorans genome encodes:
- a CDS encoding antitoxin, producing MGVLSIRGADVSFVDEIEQAGGTFRDVDGGKPEDVLAILRRSGVNAARLRLWNDPPGGFCNLERTVAMGRRIKTRGFRFLLDFHYSDGWADPAKQYKPKAWERLSFGKLCEAVYWYTFDVLRELSRNGAAPDEVQVGNEITPGFLWDDGRVDGAFDTDEQWRKFAELLGAGIRAVRDALPSAQVMVHIDRGGDREGACRFFERLGRFDVEYDVIGLSYYPWWHGTLNDLRATLEALAAGFGKPLVVVETAYPWTLEAPPEHPLIVAEPSQLHAGYPASVEGQRRFLLDLAAVVADTPRGLGTGFYYWEPCWIPVKREWSVGHANNWTNLTLFDFSGRKLDSWAAFRDG from the coding sequence GGAGGGACGTTTCGCGACGTCGACGGCGGCAAGCCGGAGGACGTCCTGGCGATTTTGCGGCGAAGCGGGGTTAACGCCGCGCGTCTTCGCCTCTGGAACGATCCGCCGGGCGGGTTTTGCAATCTGGAGCGGACGGTCGCCATGGGACGGCGGATCAAGACGCGAGGTTTCCGGTTTTTGCTCGATTTTCATTATTCGGACGGCTGGGCGGATCCGGCGAAGCAATATAAGCCGAAGGCGTGGGAGCGTTTGTCGTTCGGAAAGCTGTGCGAAGCGGTCTATTGGTATACGTTCGACGTGCTCCGCGAACTGTCGCGTAACGGTGCGGCGCCGGACGAGGTGCAGGTGGGCAATGAGATCACGCCGGGTTTCTTGTGGGACGACGGGCGCGTCGACGGGGCTTTCGATACGGACGAACAGTGGCGCAAGTTCGCGGAGCTGCTCGGTGCCGGCATCCGCGCCGTCCGCGACGCGCTGCCGTCGGCGCAAGTCATGGTACACATCGACCGCGGCGGCGATCGCGAGGGGGCGTGCCGGTTTTTCGAACGGCTGGGGCGGTTCGACGTCGAGTACGATGTGATCGGGCTGTCGTATTATCCGTGGTGGCATGGGACGCTGAACGATCTGCGGGCGACGCTCGAGGCTTTGGCGGCCGGGTTCGGCAAGCCGCTCGTCGTCGTCGAGACGGCGTATCCGTGGACGCTGGAAGCGCCGCCGGAACATCCGCTCATCGTGGCGGAACCGTCGCAGCTTCACGCCGGCTATCCTGCGAGCGTCGAGGGGCAGCGGCGGTTTCTGCTCGATCTGGCTGCCGTGGTCGCGGATACGCCGCGGGGGTTGGGAACCGGATTTTATTACTGGGAACCGTGCTGGATTCCCGTCAAGCGGGAGTGGTCGGTCGGGCACGCGAACAACTGGACGAATTTGACGCTGTTCGATTTTTCGGGACGGAAACTCGATTCGTGGGCGGCGTTTCGGGACGGCTAG